One part of the Rothia sp. ZJ932 genome encodes these proteins:
- a CDS encoding NAD(P)H-binding protein, which yields MKILLTGASGYIGRNLLKELKKNHEIIAVSRSTENKENEKNVTWVAADLFAPEDNERVMKDIDLAVYLVHSMQPPAKLTQASFEDMDALLADNFARAAANNGVKRIVYLSGIVPENEKLSRHLASRLECEKILSSHGVPVTTLRAGLIVGPKGSSFPILQSLVERLPGLVLPSWAYNRTHPVALRDLIEGLLAAIEREDLGQCSIDIGGPEEITYRELFEQTAEVLGKKLPMVDLPIIPVWAFKLWVALISGKPIEMVGPLLDSLVHDLVITPEHTVEGITNAPTGFKESVRLATEGQDSTGYSLPRLRIPFKSDVENPKNDVKSIQRVTIPASWSVQDTASYYLKWLSRASFKVVGTRITDNRTEIFLPLLKEPILILQHSPQRSSEDAVVYLISGGLFARTAEGSRARLAFRRVLGENRVIIAIHEYEPSLPWTVYTLTQARVHLIVMTIFGYETKALAALENFRENRGHKPAGIAAA from the coding sequence ATGAAAATCTTGCTCACGGGTGCCTCCGGTTACATCGGCAGAAACCTGCTTAAAGAACTCAAGAAGAACCACGAAATCATCGCGGTTTCCCGCAGTACCGAGAACAAAGAAAACGAGAAAAACGTTACCTGGGTGGCGGCTGATCTTTTCGCGCCCGAAGATAACGAACGCGTCATGAAAGATATTGACCTGGCGGTTTACCTGGTGCATTCCATGCAGCCACCGGCAAAACTGACTCAGGCAAGTTTTGAAGATATGGACGCGTTGTTGGCAGATAACTTCGCCCGCGCCGCAGCGAACAACGGCGTGAAGCGCATTGTTTACCTCAGCGGCATCGTACCTGAGAACGAAAAACTTTCTCGTCACCTAGCAAGCCGCCTGGAGTGCGAGAAGATCCTTAGCTCCCACGGCGTACCCGTAACGACGCTACGTGCCGGGTTGATTGTGGGTCCCAAGGGTTCATCATTCCCGATTCTGCAGTCTCTGGTAGAACGCCTGCCCGGTCTGGTGCTGCCCTCATGGGCGTATAACCGCACCCACCCGGTAGCGCTGCGCGATCTTATAGAGGGTTTGCTTGCTGCCATCGAACGCGAAGACCTGGGGCAGTGTTCCATCGACATTGGCGGGCCCGAAGAGATAACCTACCGCGAACTCTTCGAACAGACCGCTGAGGTGCTGGGCAAAAAACTACCTATGGTTGATCTGCCTATTATTCCCGTATGGGCGTTTAAACTCTGGGTAGCCCTCATCAGTGGCAAACCCATCGAAATGGTGGGGCCGTTACTCGACAGCCTCGTACACGACCTGGTTATTACCCCCGAACACACCGTCGAGGGGATCACCAACGCCCCCACCGGGTTCAAGGAAAGCGTGCGCCTGGCAACCGAGGGTCAGGACTCTACCGGCTACAGCCTGCCGCGTCTGCGCATCCCCTTCAAATCCGATGTGGAAAACCCCAAGAACGACGTGAAGTCGATTCAGCGCGTCACCATTCCGGCGAGCTGGTCAGTGCAAGACACCGCTTCTTACTACCTCAAGTGGCTCTCACGCGCTAGCTTCAAGGTGGTCGGCACCCGCATCACCGATAACCGTACAGAAATTTTCCTGCCCCTGCTCAAAGAACCGATTTTGATCCTGCAGCACTCACCGCAGCGTTCCAGTGAGGACGCGGTGGTATACCTTATCAGCGGCGGTCTCTTCGCGCGCACCGCCGAAGGTAGTCGTGCCCGCCTTGCCTTCAGGCGCGTCCTCGGTGAAAACCGCGTCATTATCGCCATTCACGAGTACGAACCGAGCCTGCCGTGGACGGTGTACACCCTCACACAGGCGCGCGTTCACCTGATTGTTATGACTATCTTTGGTTACGAAACTAAGGCACTCGCCGCCCTCGAAAACTTTAGGGAAAACCGCGGTCACAAGCCCGCAGGTATTGCAGCAGCTTAG
- a CDS encoding alpha-keto acid decarboxylase family protein, producing the protein MSYKVANYLLDRLAELGVTDIFGVPGDFNLGFLDDVLDHEKLEWVGNMNELNAGYAADGYARVRGLGALVTTYGVGELSSINATAGSYAENVPVIHIVGAPSTAAQNSHLRVHHTLGDGDFKHFIRMADEVNAATAILQPATAAFDIDRVLRDAVVHSKPGYLMLPADVASAEINPPAAPLEVKLQISTEVAKTSFREAATEFLRGKKTSVLVDYMTARLQATDDLQKLIETTDFPYCTLMGAKALIDENNTQFAGIYLGTLTADETRTVIEDAEAIILSAVAFTDTNTVGFSHKVDMHKAINLGAESATIGRDTFAPLALADALDILAEVALEVGAKPMDYTPFVSDLVHPEPSDDALTQQQLWDVVASNLDELNTVVVEMGTSFFGMASRGFPKDARFIGAPLWGSIGYTLPALLGATIADRGSRGVLFIGDGSAQLTIQELATIVRHGLNPVIFLINNDGYTIERAIHGKKLVYNDIAPMDWQKIPAAFGATDETAVVLRASTVNELLDACATAQVEKNKMVFIEVITEKDDMPETLRKFGAMAAAANKLVEKK; encoded by the coding sequence ATGAGCTACAAGGTGGCAAACTATCTGCTAGACCGACTCGCTGAACTTGGTGTGACTGATATCTTCGGTGTGCCTGGCGACTTCAACCTCGGTTTCCTCGATGACGTACTCGACCACGAAAAACTAGAGTGGGTGGGCAACATGAACGAGCTCAATGCAGGGTACGCAGCAGATGGTTATGCGCGCGTGCGCGGTCTCGGCGCCCTAGTAACCACTTATGGTGTGGGCGAACTTTCCTCTATTAACGCCACCGCTGGCTCGTATGCAGAAAACGTGCCCGTCATTCACATTGTTGGTGCGCCTTCAACTGCTGCCCAGAACTCTCACCTGCGTGTACACCACACCCTAGGCGACGGCGACTTCAAACACTTCATTCGTATGGCAGATGAGGTCAATGCCGCCACCGCTATTTTGCAACCCGCAACCGCAGCCTTCGACATCGACCGCGTACTCCGCGACGCCGTTGTACACAGCAAACCCGGTTATCTGATGCTGCCCGCCGATGTTGCCAGTGCAGAAATCAACCCTCCTGCTGCTCCGCTTGAGGTGAAGCTGCAGATCTCAACTGAAGTCGCGAAAACCTCTTTTAGGGAGGCTGCTACCGAGTTTTTGCGCGGTAAAAAGACCTCCGTACTGGTGGATTACATGACCGCCCGTCTTCAGGCAACCGACGACCTGCAAAAACTCATTGAAACCACCGACTTTCCCTACTGCACCCTGATGGGCGCAAAGGCTCTCATTGACGAGAACAACACCCAGTTCGCTGGTATCTACTTGGGTACTTTGACTGCCGATGAAACTCGCACTGTCATTGAAGATGCTGAGGCAATTATTCTTTCGGCTGTTGCATTTACTGACACCAACACCGTAGGTTTCTCACACAAGGTTGATATGCACAAAGCAATTAACCTAGGCGCAGAATCAGCAACTATTGGTCGAGACACCTTCGCGCCCCTCGCCCTAGCGGATGCGCTAGATATTCTGGCTGAGGTTGCCCTAGAGGTGGGTGCCAAGCCCATGGACTACACCCCCTTCGTCAGTGACCTTGTACACCCCGAACCTTCCGATGATGCCCTGACTCAACAGCAACTCTGGGACGTCGTGGCTTCTAACCTCGATGAACTCAATACCGTTGTGGTTGAAATGGGCACCTCGTTTTTCGGTATGGCGTCGCGAGGATTCCCTAAAGATGCCCGTTTTATTGGCGCACCCCTGTGGGGCTCCATTGGTTACACTTTGCCTGCACTGTTGGGTGCCACTATCGCTGACCGTGGCTCTCGTGGTGTGCTCTTCATCGGAGACGGTTCAGCTCAGCTCACCATCCAAGAACTCGCCACTATTGTGCGCCATGGTCTCAACCCCGTTATTTTCCTCATCAACAATGATGGCTACACCATCGAACGCGCTATACACGGTAAAAAGCTTGTCTATAACGACATCGCTCCCATGGACTGGCAAAAAATCCCTGCTGCTTTCGGTGCCACCGACGAGACCGCCGTTGTGCTACGCGCATCCACCGTCAATGAGCTACTCGATGCCTGCGCTACAGCTCAGGTAGAGAAGAATAAGATGGTCTTTATTGAAGTTATCACCGAAAAGGACGATATGCCCGAGACTCTGCGTAAGTTCGGAGCCATGGCGGCTGCCGCAAATAAACTAGTGGAGAAAAAATAA
- a CDS encoding sodium:alanine symporter family protein: MDAFLSAIERLNSVTAPASDVILDINNFIWGKGFFFILTAIALIITFWTRGIQFRGITEMFRTLKDPAGTEYDGKKSISAFRAFTVSAASRVGTGNIAGVALAITMGGPGAVFWMWVIASIGAASAFAESLLGQLYKERGKDSYIGGPAYYMKRGLKAKWLGFIFVAFIVVTYAFVFVAVQTNSIVDAVSTSFAIDVTGTNNMGFRIMIGLVIMAVSAAIIFGGIRAISSVTEILVPVMAVLYVGLGVLVIALNLGEIPGILAMIFEGAFGLREFGVGGLMGALVIGMRRGLLSNEAGMGTAPNAGATAVVSHPAKQGFVQALGVYFDTLLICSITAFIVLLSNPSYGEDVQGAALTQTALAGELGNWAIHFLSVAITLFAFSSIIGNYYYGESNIRFVTENKGPMAVFRIIVLLFVFFGAIASLDLLWNTADLLNAGMVITNLVAVLILMPQVSKVLKNYEAQRAAGKEPVFHKNDLPEADLAAWDGTDEIASAEFWETRAMPVVKLKEARRK, encoded by the coding sequence ATGGACGCTTTTCTAAGCGCTATTGAGCGGTTGAACTCTGTCACCGCTCCAGCTTCTGATGTCATTTTGGACATCAACAACTTCATTTGGGGCAAGGGCTTCTTCTTTATTCTGACGGCCATTGCCCTCATCATTACTTTCTGGACGCGTGGCATCCAGTTCCGCGGTATCACCGAAATGTTCCGCACACTGAAAGACCCGGCAGGTACCGAGTACGACGGCAAAAAGAGCATCTCAGCTTTCCGCGCGTTTACTGTTTCTGCGGCATCCCGTGTGGGTACCGGCAATATTGCCGGTGTTGCACTGGCGATCACTATGGGTGGCCCCGGCGCTGTTTTCTGGATGTGGGTTATCGCGTCCATCGGCGCTGCGAGCGCTTTCGCTGAGTCCTTGCTGGGTCAGCTCTACAAGGAGCGCGGCAAGGATTCCTACATTGGTGGCCCCGCTTACTACATGAAGCGTGGTCTGAAGGCTAAGTGGCTGGGCTTCATCTTTGTTGCTTTCATCGTGGTCACCTATGCGTTTGTTTTTGTTGCTGTGCAGACCAACTCAATTGTTGATGCTGTATCAACCTCTTTTGCCATTGACGTGACCGGCACTAACAATATGGGCTTCCGTATCATGATTGGTCTGGTCATTATGGCTGTTTCAGCTGCGATTATCTTCGGTGGCATCCGCGCGATTTCATCTGTTACTGAGATCCTCGTGCCAGTGATGGCTGTTCTTTACGTTGGCTTGGGCGTTCTGGTTATTGCACTGAACCTGGGTGAGATCCCCGGTATTCTCGCCATGATTTTTGAGGGTGCCTTTGGTCTGCGTGAGTTCGGTGTGGGCGGTCTGATGGGTGCGCTGGTCATTGGTATGCGCCGCGGTCTGTTGTCGAATGAGGCTGGTATGGGTACTGCGCCTAACGCTGGTGCTACCGCTGTGGTTTCGCACCCCGCCAAGCAGGGTTTTGTTCAGGCATTAGGTGTTTACTTTGATACCTTGCTGATCTGCTCCATCACCGCTTTCATTGTTCTGCTTTCAAACCCCTCTTACGGTGAGGACGTTCAGGGTGCTGCTCTGACTCAGACCGCTTTGGCGGGCGAACTGGGCAACTGGGCAATTCACTTCTTGTCAGTAGCAATTACCCTCTTCGCTTTTTCATCGATTATCGGTAACTACTACTATGGCGAGTCGAACATCCGCTTCGTCACCGAGAACAAGGGCCCGATGGCTGTCTTCCGCATCATCGTTCTGCTCTTCGTCTTCTTCGGCGCTATTGCGTCACTGGATCTGCTGTGGAACACTGCTGACCTGCTGAACGCTGGTATGGTCATCACCAACCTCGTTGCAGTTCTGATTCTGATGCCGCAGGTTTCAAAGGTTCTGAAGAACTACGAAGCTCAGCGTGCCGCCGGCAAAGAGCCGGTCTTCCACAAGAATGACCTGCCCGAAGCTGACCTGGCCGCTTGGGACGGCACTGACGAAATCGCGTCCGCCGAGTTCTGGGAGACCCGCGCGATGCCCGTGGTGAAGCTGAAGGAAGCCCGCCGCAAGTAA
- a CDS encoding bifunctional UDP-sugar hydrolase/5'-nucleotidase encodes MASRFKKTATAAASTLTLLVLPLATPAHAEGTSELQILNINDFHGRINNSIGMGLAATVQQQRAENPNSLLLSAGDNVGASLFVSSISDDEATLDYLNALGLQASAVGNHEFDRGLADLINRIAPKSNFPQLGANVVDTVTNKPALDPYVVLTAPDGTKVAVIGAVTVETPQLTDPSALGSVRFENPVDAVNKYAAQLSDGDEANGEADIVIAEYHEGVDTANPNADAIVSQTSADVDAIFTGHTHAEYVLEGKIPGSAKTRPVVQTGNYGDNLGKVVLTLDENKNVISHTAELVGRAKAPSDEVVAADPVLTRVQEILTKANDYATEVGQRKLATLEAPITTGWDAGKAENRGGFDQRDRESTMGHLIADMYLSAANSTGRTPADIGIVNPGGLRDEFPGGLRSSLETPLTDITLAQAVGVTPFANNLWTTELTGAQLKQVLEEQWQTTDAERTSPASRSYLQLGFSNNLTYTFTGERGEAGLATADRNIAEIFVNGKKVADDQKITVAIPSFLLGGGDNFRTLAQGTNSRDTALVDSDAFQTYLSEQKNVAPRFNKQAVKVSGVAESYDVAGNLTFTASELNVASFGAPTVENLMVSVDGVELGAVAVTDGAAAINLPLAGKVTAGERLVTLKDAATGTTANISVLFTGEVAPQPSDDESKKPAVPAPVDSPEVTKPADEAKSDDKKSDEAKTDASPSPSTAAVNTSQNSGSQGSTAQTQQTQKPLANTGFGALPLAMAGVALVVVGGVLMARRKTL; translated from the coding sequence GTGGCATCACGCTTTAAAAAGACGGCAACCGCTGCCGCCTCTACCCTGACCCTACTTGTTTTGCCTCTTGCTACCCCGGCGCATGCCGAGGGTACCAGTGAGTTGCAGATTCTGAACATTAACGACTTCCACGGTCGTATCAACAACAGTATTGGCATGGGTCTTGCTGCAACTGTTCAGCAGCAACGAGCCGAAAACCCCAACTCCCTGCTGCTCTCAGCGGGCGACAACGTAGGCGCGTCCCTCTTTGTATCAAGCATCAGCGATGACGAGGCAACCCTGGACTACCTCAACGCCCTGGGTTTGCAGGCATCAGCGGTAGGCAACCACGAGTTCGACCGCGGTTTGGCTGATTTGATTAACCGCATTGCCCCCAAATCTAATTTTCCACAGCTGGGCGCAAACGTCGTTGATACTGTCACCAACAAACCTGCCCTTGACCCTTACGTCGTTCTGACCGCTCCCGATGGCACCAAGGTTGCGGTCATCGGCGCGGTAACTGTTGAGACCCCTCAGCTGACCGATCCCTCAGCGCTAGGCTCTGTACGTTTTGAGAACCCCGTGGACGCGGTGAACAAGTACGCAGCGCAACTCTCAGACGGTGATGAGGCAAACGGTGAAGCTGACATCGTAATCGCTGAATACCACGAGGGTGTAGACACCGCTAACCCTAATGCTGATGCGATTGTGTCGCAGACCAGCGCCGATGTTGATGCGATTTTCACCGGTCATACCCACGCCGAGTACGTTCTTGAAGGCAAGATTCCCGGCAGTGCTAAGACCCGCCCTGTAGTGCAGACCGGCAACTACGGCGATAACCTGGGTAAGGTAGTGCTGACCCTCGATGAGAACAAGAACGTTATCAGCCACACCGCTGAACTGGTGGGGCGTGCTAAGGCTCCCAGCGACGAAGTTGTAGCTGCTGACCCCGTGCTCACTCGCGTCCAAGAAATCCTGACGAAGGCTAATGACTACGCTACCGAGGTGGGTCAGCGGAAACTTGCTACCCTCGAAGCTCCTATCACCACCGGTTGGGACGCCGGCAAGGCTGAGAACCGCGGTGGTTTTGACCAGCGTGACCGCGAATCAACCATGGGTCACCTGATTGCAGATATGTACCTGTCAGCGGCTAATTCCACCGGTCGCACCCCCGCCGATATTGGCATCGTAAACCCCGGCGGTCTGCGCGATGAGTTCCCCGGCGGTCTGCGCTCCTCCCTGGAGACTCCGCTGACCGACATCACCTTGGCTCAGGCTGTAGGCGTGACCCCGTTTGCGAATAACCTGTGGACCACCGAACTCACCGGCGCCCAGCTTAAGCAGGTGCTTGAAGAGCAGTGGCAGACCACCGACGCCGAGCGAACCAGCCCCGCATCACGCAGCTACCTGCAGCTGGGTTTCTCCAACAATCTGACCTACACTTTCACCGGCGAGCGCGGTGAGGCTGGCTTAGCAACCGCTGACCGGAATATCGCTGAAATTTTCGTCAACGGTAAGAAGGTCGCTGATGATCAGAAGATTACCGTTGCTATCCCCTCCTTCTTGTTGGGCGGTGGCGATAACTTCCGTACCCTGGCGCAGGGCACTAACTCTCGTGATACCGCGCTAGTTGATTCTGATGCTTTCCAGACCTACTTGAGCGAGCAGAAAAATGTTGCTCCGCGCTTCAACAAGCAGGCTGTTAAGGTTTCAGGTGTTGCTGAGTCTTACGACGTGGCGGGTAACCTGACCTTTACCGCCTCTGAGTTGAATGTTGCTTCTTTCGGTGCTCCCACTGTTGAGAACCTCATGGTTTCGGTCGATGGTGTTGAGCTGGGCGCTGTTGCTGTCACCGACGGTGCAGCAGCTATCAACCTGCCCCTGGCGGGTAAGGTTACTGCCGGTGAGCGCCTTGTCACCCTCAAAGACGCGGCAACCGGCACGACCGCCAACATCAGCGTTCTATTCACTGGCGAGGTCGCACCTCAGCCCAGCGATGACGAATCAAAGAAGCCTGCTGTTCCCGCACCGGTTGATAGCCCTGAGGTAACCAAGCCGGCAGATGAAGCCAAGTCAGATGATAAGAAGTCAGACGAGGCGAAGACTGATGCTTCACCGAGCCCCTCTACAGCTGCTGTGAACACCTCGCAGAACTCAGGTTCGCAGGGTTCAACCGCACAGACCCAGCAGACTCAAAAGCCCCTAGCGAACACTGGTTTCGGTGCTCTGCCGCTAGCAATGGCGGGTGTAGCCCTGGTGGTTGTAGGTGGTGTGCTGATGGCACGTCGTAAGACGCTGTAA
- a CDS encoding TIGR01777 family oxidoreductase yields the protein MGSFKHTTVIARPVQEVIDWHLRPGALTRATPHWAGSVELDKGVEKGMQARLKVAVPATKGLMTRNWTALIIEVTDRSFTDTALEAPVAQWQHTHDFLETANQTVVRDSIEFTLTPKDAVKERAVAKNSGALEFAGNALTGIEAISDKVAERFFEKVFQARGARIEADLEFQERYADVAPQTIVIAGVSGMVGRQVSALLTTGGHTVRTLVRRAPQAEGEYRWDPDAGEIDESVFEGADAVIHLGGASINTRFTEKNKKKILESRVKSTALLARTLARLAGENKGPATLVVASAIGIYGADRAGEILSEDSTAGRDFLAEVCARWEQAADPAREAGLRVVHVRTGIVLTPLGGALRLQLPLFLTGTGGTVGKGENIQSWISLDDIAGIYVHSVLRENVEGAINAVAPEPVANKKLATIVGKVLKRPAVMRAPRLTSDALLGKEGTDQLVLADQNVSNDKLTGTGYVYFHDTLRRALESELG from the coding sequence GTGGGATCATTCAAACACACCACTGTTATTGCCAGACCGGTGCAGGAGGTCATCGACTGGCACCTGCGACCCGGTGCGCTAACGCGCGCCACCCCTCACTGGGCAGGTTCTGTTGAGCTTGATAAGGGCGTCGAAAAGGGTATGCAGGCACGGTTGAAGGTGGCAGTACCCGCCACTAAGGGTCTGATGACCCGCAATTGGACGGCGCTCATCATCGAGGTCACTGACCGTTCCTTTACCGACACCGCACTCGAAGCACCCGTCGCGCAATGGCAGCACACGCACGACTTCTTAGAAACCGCTAACCAGACGGTGGTGCGCGATAGCATCGAGTTCACGCTGACACCGAAGGACGCGGTGAAAGAACGCGCCGTAGCTAAGAACTCCGGTGCTTTGGAGTTTGCGGGCAACGCACTCACCGGCATTGAGGCTATCTCAGATAAGGTAGCCGAGCGTTTCTTTGAGAAGGTTTTTCAGGCTCGTGGTGCGCGCATTGAAGCTGATCTAGAGTTTCAGGAACGCTACGCCGATGTAGCCCCACAAACCATTGTGATTGCGGGAGTCTCAGGCATGGTCGGGCGTCAGGTTTCGGCACTGTTGACCACCGGCGGTCACACGGTACGCACCCTGGTGCGTCGCGCCCCTCAAGCTGAGGGTGAGTACCGCTGGGATCCGGACGCTGGTGAAATCGATGAAAGCGTTTTTGAGGGTGCGGACGCGGTAATTCACCTGGGCGGTGCCTCTATTAATACGCGTTTCACTGAGAAGAACAAGAAGAAAATCCTCGAATCCCGGGTGAAATCCACCGCTTTACTGGCGCGCACCCTGGCGCGTTTGGCGGGCGAGAATAAGGGCCCAGCAACCCTGGTGGTTGCTTCAGCAATCGGTATTTACGGTGCCGACAGGGCAGGTGAGATTCTGAGTGAAGATTCTACTGCCGGTCGAGATTTCTTAGCTGAGGTATGCGCCCGCTGGGAGCAAGCAGCTGACCCGGCACGCGAGGCAGGTCTGCGCGTCGTCCACGTTCGTACCGGCATTGTACTCACCCCCTTAGGCGGTGCCCTACGCCTGCAACTGCCCCTGTTTTTGACCGGCACCGGCGGCACGGTAGGCAAGGGAGAAAACATCCAGTCGTGGATTTCCCTCGACGATATCGCCGGCATTTACGTACACTCTGTACTGCGTGAGAACGTTGAGGGCGCTATCAACGCGGTAGCGCCCGAACCCGTGGCTAATAAGAAGCTGGCGACAATCGTAGGTAAGGTGCTCAAGCGTCCTGCCGTGATGCGCGCACCGCGCCTAACCTCAGATGCACTGCTGGGCAAAGAAGGCACCGACCAGCTGGTACTTGCCGATCAGAATGTCTCCAATGACAAGCTCACTGGCACCGGTTACGTCTACTTTCACGACACCCTACGCCGGGCTCTTGAAAGCGAACTGGGCTAG
- a CDS encoding deoxyribodipyrimidine photo-lyase, whose product MTTHLVLFRDDLRVYDHEALHAAVAAARQTGGRVYAAYVLDEESEEVRPLGRAVKWWLHHSLTSHSQALKELGINLVILRGKTLDTVPALASHIGATHLHYSRRYALPERTVDTALKDWAHAHTIEAHSYTGFLLHEPWVVKPASGDFYKVFTPFWKALSAQDFPAPLPAPQSLGEEHLAASVLPESVASNLPGLTTIDGLTLLPTRPDWAVRLKERWTPGETSALKTCRTFVESTVHRYDEGRDRPSQKATSNLSPHLRFGEISPRYVLHALHTAQEPTANTASFASEIGWREFCWHLTFHNPNLHNTEFRSEWQSFPWLTGNQAPQELTAWQKGLTGVPLVDAGMRELWETGHMHNRVRMVVASYLTKNLLINWREGERWFWDTLVDADTASNPCNWQWVAGCGADAAPYFRIFNPLLQGKKFDASALYIKRWVPELVGADARTLHTEHPEGFGFSAPDYPVPLVDLKASRQEALDIYKTSRRDVLSKS is encoded by the coding sequence ATGACTACCCACCTTGTTCTTTTCAGAGATGACCTGCGCGTGTATGACCACGAAGCCCTGCACGCCGCGGTGGCTGCGGCACGTCAAACAGGCGGACGCGTGTACGCTGCCTACGTGCTCGATGAAGAATCCGAGGAAGTAAGACCCCTGGGCCGTGCCGTAAAATGGTGGCTGCACCACTCCCTAACCAGTCACTCACAGGCGCTCAAAGAACTGGGCATCAACCTGGTGATCCTGCGCGGGAAAACTTTAGACACTGTGCCCGCCCTCGCAAGCCATATCGGGGCAACCCACCTGCACTACAGCCGCCGCTACGCCCTGCCCGAGCGCACCGTCGATACCGCCCTCAAAGACTGGGCACACGCCCACACCATCGAAGCGCACAGCTACACCGGGTTCTTACTGCACGAACCCTGGGTTGTGAAACCGGCATCCGGCGATTTCTACAAAGTCTTTACGCCCTTCTGGAAGGCGCTTTCAGCGCAAGACTTCCCCGCGCCGCTACCGGCACCGCAGTCACTGGGTGAAGAACATCTCGCGGCAAGCGTCCTGCCTGAAAGCGTAGCCTCGAACCTACCGGGGCTTACCACCATCGATGGTCTGACACTGCTACCCACCCGCCCCGACTGGGCTGTCAGGCTGAAAGAACGCTGGACACCCGGCGAAACCAGCGCCCTCAAGACTTGCCGCACCTTCGTTGAATCCACCGTGCATAGATACGATGAAGGTCGCGACCGCCCCAGTCAGAAAGCCACCAGCAACCTCTCGCCCCACCTGCGCTTTGGCGAAATCAGCCCCCGCTACGTACTGCACGCCCTGCACACCGCCCAAGAACCTACGGCAAACACCGCCAGTTTTGCTAGCGAGATCGGTTGGCGGGAATTCTGCTGGCACCTCACCTTTCACAATCCCAACCTGCACAACACCGAGTTCCGCAGCGAATGGCAGAGCTTCCCTTGGCTCACCGGTAACCAAGCGCCGCAAGAACTCACCGCCTGGCAGAAAGGGCTCACCGGCGTCCCTCTCGTTGATGCAGGCATGCGCGAGCTCTGGGAAACCGGGCACATGCACAACCGCGTGCGCATGGTCGTCGCCTCATATCTCACTAAGAACCTGCTCATTAACTGGCGCGAGGGCGAACGCTGGTTCTGGGATACCTTGGTCGATGCCGATACCGCCTCTAACCCTTGCAACTGGCAGTGGGTTGCCGGGTGCGGTGCGGACGCCGCCCCCTACTTCCGCATTTTCAACCCGCTCTTACAGGGCAAAAAGTTTGACGCGTCCGCCCTTTATATCAAGCGATGGGTACCTGAACTGGTGGGTGCTGACGCGCGGACGCTGCACACCGAACACCCCGAGGGCTTCGGATTTTCTGCCCCTGACTACCCAGTACCGCTGGTGGATCTCAAAGCATCACGTCAAGAAGCGCTAGATATATACAAAACCTCCCGCCGAGATGTGTTGTCGAAATCCTGA
- a CDS encoding DUF3662 and FHA domain-containing protein encodes MGFINKIEQGLEKAVRSTFSKGGQFEPVDIANRVRTEMDNRAYAIPSGRTIAPNVFTIEFAADDFHRVQDWGAPLAEELCDVAIRHARAQAYSLRGSVRVTFVVGDDLEPGDFVVNSSQEKIAAPHQETSAAATGAFHRQARTPSAPSQNARGEASLPSRIIKPAAPHTSPAYGGRSEPHRADPSFTPPKPAVQVVLDINGELYSINSFPVVLGRGRTADITVEDAGVSRRHLEIDERDGTYIASDLGSTNGSQLDGAPLIGRREISNGSVISMGRARIIFRLMVPRS; translated from the coding sequence ATGGGTTTCATCAATAAAATCGAACAGGGTTTAGAGAAAGCTGTGCGCTCCACTTTCAGCAAAGGCGGTCAGTTTGAGCCTGTAGATATCGCCAACCGCGTCCGCACAGAGATGGATAACCGCGCTTACGCTATTCCCTCAGGACGCACGATTGCACCCAATGTTTTTACCATTGAGTTCGCTGCCGACGATTTTCACCGTGTGCAGGATTGGGGTGCTCCACTTGCTGAAGAGCTGTGCGATGTAGCAATCCGCCATGCGCGTGCCCAAGCGTATTCTTTGCGTGGCTCAGTGCGCGTGACCTTCGTTGTCGGTGATGATTTAGAGCCTGGCGACTTTGTAGTGAACTCATCGCAAGAGAAAATCGCTGCCCCCCATCAAGAAACGAGTGCAGCTGCCACCGGCGCCTTTCACCGGCAGGCACGCACACCGAGCGCACCTTCGCAGAATGCTCGCGGTGAAGCTTCGTTGCCTAGCCGCATTATCAAGCCAGCGGCACCCCATACGTCGCCAGCATACGGCGGACGCTCTGAACCCCACCGCGCAGACCCTAGTTTCACTCCGCCCAAGCCAGCTGTTCAGGTAGTTCTTGATATCAACGGCGAGCTGTACTCCATTAATTCTTTCCCCGTTGTTTTGGGTCGCGGACGCACCGCTGATATCACCGTTGAAGATGCCGGTGTTTCGCGTCGCCACCTAGAAATTGATGAGCGCGACGGCACCTATATTGCCAGCGACTTAGGGTCTACCAACGGTAGCCAGCTTGACGGTGCGCCACTTATAGGTCGCCGCGAGATCAGCAACGGCTCTGTCATTTCGATGGGGCGTGCCCGCATTATTTTTCGTCTGATGGTTCCGAGGAGCTAA